The following proteins come from a genomic window of Bombyx mori chromosome 18, ASM3026992v2:
- the LOC119629873 gene encoding uncharacterized protein LOC119629873 isoform X2, with translation MAISTRRAFSPTSEVGSVQAQNVNEQTTANDGWRALFEAQQTSMKLLVEALTKSPNLEDKNITLPKFQPDDANTDARAWLATADICLSDREIQGSKLILILSKAMKGSAAIWFSQIVFPNIKWVEFKEIFISRFVTLETCAATLLKMLTGKPQEGECLAAYASRLFTLLMSRWSNLQKEEMVVSLILAHMGQIEPRLQRNIFAEEITTRCKMQRELMAFSYRKRSYQEMTKAVASNTHDNKLPKLSSGSTKCYACGKLGHKSNECFSRSHEKQQTTPIFEHPDTAEGKRAPVTCYKCGVEGHVASRCSKTWSVASNSAQPTVAPSVVKRVNVCGMKPVTGIITQSDSDDARPSTSHEDV, from the exons ATGGCGATATCGACGAGGAGAGCCTTTTccccgacatcagaagtgggatcagtgCAGGCACAAAACGTGAACGAACAAACGACGGCAAATGATGGGTGGCGTGCGTTATTTGAAGCACAACAAACCAGCATGAAGCTACTCGTGGAGGCTTTGACTAAATCACCGAATCTTGAGGATAAAAACATCACGCTGCCTAAGTTTCAACCGGATGATGCAAACACTGACGCCCGGGCCTGGCTGGCCACGGCGGACATTTGCTTATCGGATCGTGAGATACAGGGAAGTAAATTAATTCTCATTCTTAGTAAGGCTATGAAAGGGTCGGCTGCAATATGGTTTTCTCAAATAGTTTTTCCTAATATAAAATGGGTAGAATTTAAGGaaatttttatttctcgatttgTTACGTTAGAAACATGTGCAGCGACGTTATTGAAGATGCTTACTGGTAAACCACAAGAAGGTGAATGTCTTGCTGCATATGCAAGCCGTTTATTTACCTTACTCATGTCACGATGGAGTAATTTACAAAAGGAAGAAATGGTGGTGTCTTTAATACTTGCACACATGGGACAAATTGAGCCACGGTTACAACGCAATATTTTTGCGGAAGAAATAACAACCCGCTGTAAAATGCAACGCGAACTAATGGCTTTTTCTTATCGCAAACGGAGCTACCAAGAGATGACAAAAGCCGTTGCAAGCAATACGCACGATAACAAACTTCCTAAATTAAGTTCTGGTTCCACAAAATGTTACGCTTGTGGAAAGCTTGGCCATAAATCTAATGAATGTTTCAGTCGATCGCATGAAAAACAGCAAACAACTCCGATCTTCGAACACCCTGACACAGCTGAGGGTAAGCGTGCCCCTGTGACTTGCTATAAGTGTGGTGTTGAAGGTCATGTGGCATCGCGGTGCTCAAAAACATGGTCAGTTGCAAGTAATAGTGCACAACCCACCGTCGCACCCAGCGTCGTGAAGCGAGTGAACGTGTGTGGTATGAAGCCTGTCACCGGGATAATTACACAATCTG ATAGCGATGATGCACGGCCTTCaacatcacacgaggacgtgtga
- the LOC119629873 gene encoding uncharacterized protein LOC119629873 isoform X1, whose translation MAISTRRAFSPTSEVGSVQAQNVNEQTTANDGWRALFEAQQTSMKLLVEALTKSPNLEDKNITLPKFQPDDANTDARAWLATADICLSDREIQGSKLILILSKAMKGSAAIWFSQIVFPNIKWVEFKEIFISRFVTLETCAATLLKMLTGKPQEGECLAAYASRLFTLLMSRWSNLQKEEMVVSLILAHMGQIEPRLQRNIFAEEITTRCKMQRELMAFSYRKRSYQEMTKAVASNTHDNKLPKLSSGSTKCYACGKLGHKSNECFSRSHEKQQTTPIFEHPDTAEGKRAPVTCYKCGVEGHVASRCSKTWSVASNSAQPTVAPSVVKRVNVCGMKPVTGIITQSGEQFSFCFDSGADCSLIKESVSRKLVGTLQHAIATLCNM comes from the coding sequence ATGGCGATATCGACGAGGAGAGCCTTTTccccgacatcagaagtgggatcagtgCAGGCACAAAACGTGAACGAACAAACGACGGCAAATGATGGGTGGCGTGCGTTATTTGAAGCACAACAAACCAGCATGAAGCTACTCGTGGAGGCTTTGACTAAATCACCGAATCTTGAGGATAAAAACATCACGCTGCCTAAGTTTCAACCGGATGATGCAAACACTGACGCCCGGGCCTGGCTGGCCACGGCGGACATTTGCTTATCGGATCGTGAGATACAGGGAAGTAAATTAATTCTCATTCTTAGTAAGGCTATGAAAGGGTCGGCTGCAATATGGTTTTCTCAAATAGTTTTTCCTAATATAAAATGGGTAGAATTTAAGGaaatttttatttctcgatttgTTACGTTAGAAACATGTGCAGCGACGTTATTGAAGATGCTTACTGGTAAACCACAAGAAGGTGAATGTCTTGCTGCATATGCAAGCCGTTTATTTACCTTACTCATGTCACGATGGAGTAATTTACAAAAGGAAGAAATGGTGGTGTCTTTAATACTTGCACACATGGGACAAATTGAGCCACGGTTACAACGCAATATTTTTGCGGAAGAAATAACAACCCGCTGTAAAATGCAACGCGAACTAATGGCTTTTTCTTATCGCAAACGGAGCTACCAAGAGATGACAAAAGCCGTTGCAAGCAATACGCACGATAACAAACTTCCTAAATTAAGTTCTGGTTCCACAAAATGTTACGCTTGTGGAAAGCTTGGCCATAAATCTAATGAATGTTTCAGTCGATCGCATGAAAAACAGCAAACAACTCCGATCTTCGAACACCCTGACACAGCTGAGGGTAAGCGTGCCCCTGTGACTTGCTATAAGTGTGGTGTTGAAGGTCATGTGGCATCGCGGTGCTCAAAAACATGGTCAGTTGCAAGTAATAGTGCACAACCCACCGTCGCACCCAGCGTCGTGAAGCGAGTGAACGTGTGTGGTATGAAGCCTGTCACCGGGATAATTACACAATCTGGTGAGCAGTtctcattttgttttgattctgGTGCTGACTGTTCCTTAATTAAAGAGAGCGTCTCTCGTAAGCTTGTCGGTACATTACAGCACGCTATTGCTACATTGTGTAACATGTAA